The sequence tgtggtcggtgcagactcaatggtccacatggtctccttctgcactgtcggagtctatgattctatgagcacacaaacagtacttttcactgcatcccaatgaatgtgacaataataaatcaaatcatatcaagtcaaatcaaatccaaatcaagtcaagtccaaatcaaatcaaatcaactcaaatctaatcaaatcaaaccaaatcaattcaaatcaaattaagaATCCAACAAGTTTTCTTTCCCTTTATTGATAACACAGCAGCATTTATAGCTGTTATTTCTCTGTCATTTCTTACATTCTCTGGCTCCTGTGTGCTCCATCAAGCGGTAATAAgacgagtgtcagggggattagttaggtTCAATGCAtgaggattacggggatagggccagggtggtaatgttgacggtgcagactcgattggccagatagcctccttctgcactgtaggattctatgagcatggcagaaacaatacttttcactgtatctgaatgcatgggACAATAAttcatcaaatcaaattaaatcaaatcagatccaaatcaaaatcaaatcaagtcaaaatcaaagCAAATTAAGAATCCAGCTAGTTTTCTTTACTTTTATTGATAACACAGCAGCATTTATAGCTGTTATTTCTGTATTGCTTCTTACATTATCTCGCTCCTGTGTGCTCCGTGAATAGATAATGGGACCTGACCTTATATTTCTCAAACCACTGCAGAACCAGTCTTTAAATGTGTGCTTCGATAATTGATACAAAGAGAAGCTCACAATAGCTATTGTAACTGGTTATTCCTTCATGTGTTATCATTGTGGTAACATTGGTGCATCATCCCATTCCACACTTAACAGCTTCTGATCTCAATTTTTTCCCCCCACAGCTAACGCAGTGACGATCATGATCCTGTCTCGGGGAAAGTGCGGTATCAGTCCAGGTGTTTGTCTCTACCTGatctccatggcaacagcagaCGTAATGGTCGTTTTCTTCCCGATAATACTTACCAAACTTGGTTCCAACTATTTCCCGTTCACATTCCTGTTCTACACGGCAGTGTGCAGAACTGTCAGGGTGCTGGGCTACGCTGCTatagactgttcagtctggttcaccatcgcTTTCACCATTGACCGTtatgtggccatttgttgtcacAATCTGAAAGCTAGATATTGCACCCAGAAGACAGCGGTGGCGGTGATAACCACCGTCTCCCTTGTGAACGTTTTGAGGAATGTTCCTTTTTACTTCAAGTTCCAGCCTTACGGCACATTCTACGGAGTCCCCTGGGGCTGCGTCACCAGACTAGAGTTCTTCACCTTCCCAGGTTGGGTGGCGTTCTTCTGGCTCCACCACCTGCTGAACCCATTGATCCCCTACCTGCTGATCCTGTTGCTCAACGCTCTGACCGTCAGGCACATTGTGCTGGCCAATCGAGCCCGCCAGGGTCTCCGGGCTCCCAGTAAGGGGGAGCAGAGAgaagacgcagaggtggccaacaGGCGGAGATCCATCATGCTGTTGTTTGTTGTGTCGGGCAGTTTTATATTTCTGTGGATGACCAAGATTGTTATTTTCTTAGTGATGGAGATTTTCAACCGGCATGTTTACCCGAGTTACAACCATCCGGTTATTATCGCGGATCGAACCGGGACAATGCTGTTCTACCTGAGCTCCTGCACCAACACCGCTGTTTATGCACTGACCCAGAGTAAGGTCAGAGAGCAACTGAAGAGCGCAGTGAAATATCCCTTCACTCTCATCTGTGAACAAGTATTTTCACTGAAGTAGCACACATTGTTGAAAATAAtttttgtgccaccgtgccgcccaccataatctcatttggacactgagggagaaatgagcgtggcca comes from Mustelus asterias chromosome 20, sMusAst1.hap1.1, whole genome shotgun sequence and encodes:
- the LOC144508736 gene encoding putative G-protein coupled receptor 139 is translated as MEGPIILETQFAFYHFLVVISIPANAVTIMILSRGKCGISPGVCLYLISMATADVMVVFFPIILTKLGSNYFPFTFLFYTAVCRTVRVLGYAAIDCSVWFTIAFTIDRYVAICCHNLKARYCTQKTAVAVITTVSLVNVLRNVPFYFKFQPYGTFYGVPWGCVTRLEFFTFPGWVAFFWLHHLLNPLIPYLLILLLNALTVRHIVLANRARQGLRAPSKGEQREDAEVANRRRSIMLLFVVSGSFIFLWMTKIVIFLVMEIFNRHVYPSYNHPVIIADRTGTMLFYLSSCTNTAVYALTQSKVREQLKSAVKYPFTLICEQVFSLK